The Falco biarmicus isolate bFalBia1 chromosome 1, bFalBia1.pri, whole genome shotgun sequence DNA segment ttcctgactaaCCTTTTATTTAAATCCAGTTTTTAAACATTATCACATTTAAACACCAAAGtgctaacaaaacaaaaaaggtctttttctttagaaaggaaaaagaaagctgtcGTGAAGGTCAGGTAGTACAGAACATCATGCACAAGACTTGctgagaattaaaaaaggaGCAAGCAGAAAGAGAGCAAGGAGCAGATGGAGATCGGATCAGAGAGGTGGTAGTTGGCTGGGAAACCTGGAACAACTCTGCACGACTGATGTGAGCTCTTGGACATGGAGGATGGGTTACAATACACAGGAGCAGAAAAACAGTGGAACTGACAACActagaaagaaacaattttttgctactttttttgtttggtttttgggtctttttttagatttttatacttttttgtgtttttaagtgCTTAAATAGTGGAACTATAATTAGCcgcacaagaaaaaaattcaaaaaagggttgggatttttttttttctgttttttggcTCCCTTCAGTTCAGCCTGAGAAGGTATggccccttcttcccccactGAGAACACAGGGTGCCAGGTTCTGCACGGTTTCTAGAGTAGCTGTGGTGGAGCAGGTGGTGTGTGCCCACAGCTACATAACAGACACTGGCTGTAAAGGTGGACAAGGGGAAACGTTGCCCTCCTGCCTCGAGACATCAGCGCCACAAACAGAGCCCATGTTTTCAAGAGCCACTACCTCTGGAGCAATGTCTTCGTTGTAGAGACGCTTGATACCATCGTAGAAGTCATCCACTTCCATCTCTTCCACTTTACGCTTGGCAGAGGCTTGCTTGCAACCGCTGGGAGCTGGCAGACGCTGGTAGAGCGCGGCTGTACCTGTGACTGGCACTTCTGGCCTGCCGTTGTCCTTGGAGAAACCTGGCCCTGGGACAGAGGAGGGCTGGCATTTGAACGCTCCTCTGTTACAGGTCACCAGGGTATGCTGGAGGGGACTGTAGACATATACAGAATTGGGCAGCAGAGAAGACTGCAGAGTGGAAAGGTGATGTGCCACAAGCTCCCGGCAGTGGATCAGCTGCGAGCTATCCATCTGGAGGGGGAAGACAAGCAAAGATACCGGCATTACGGGATCGCTGCCAAGGAGAGGAGAGGCCATCAGCCAGCGCAGGGCAAAGGCTCTGAGCACACCGCCACCCAGGCCCCTCACTTCTCAACGACATGCTGGATGCAGGAGAAAGTAAGCGATAAAGGACCAAAAAGACCCCCAGCACGATGACTTGGTAAGATGCGGACCCCTGCTCCTTCTTAGGCCTCATGGGAATAGCGGAGAGGGGAAACCTTTCGGATATTAGAAGGTTTCGCTGCGtattttcagcagctggagTGTTTGTCTTTGCAGTACCGGTCAGGACCACCCCGTGCACTTAGCGTGAATGGCTGAGCGGCTAACCAGGACTTTCTCCCCCGATGGTGTTTTCTCCGCAGTGCAGAGTGCCTGCATACACCAGGACACTCAGCTCCTCCCTTTGTCACCTACTGCATGCAGTCACCATCAAAACTTTGCAGAACTGTCCCAAACAAACCGTCGCTTCAGGCTGAAGCACCGCCATCCTTGCAAAAGCGTAactgcaggcagagagcagcagctggggatcCGAAAGCCCCGGCTGGCTTGGCTTGGCTCGGCTCACTGGAGTATGGAGCAAGACAGCCTCCTGCGGCGCCCAGGCCCTCCCCGCTGCGATGTGCGGTACCAGCACCCCCTCACCTGTGCCTTCTGGAGCAGCTCGATGATGAGAGCCAGCCAGTCGGGGAGCAGCTTCTCCAGCTCCAGGCTGACGATGGCCAGCGCCAGCATGGAGCCCttgaactgcagcagctggtaACAGGCCatgcagtgcagcagctgcttggtgAGCGCCGCCACGTGCTGAGAGGGACTCAGCTTGGGCAGGATGGTCAGTAGCTGAGGCCTGTTGGACACCGCAACTGCGTGGAACTGGGGGGGGAAACAAGCACGTGAGGCAGCTGGCGTCGCTGACAGGCAACCCCACAGGCAAAGCCAGGTCAGACTTCAAGAATGGCATGCGACACGTCTCTGATGCACAAGGATTCTCCAGCTTAACAGTCTATTTCTGcactgtgggggaaaaaaactaagGCGCTGAACCTGCCAGCAGCTTGGTGCCACCTTTCTGGCAGGACCTGGCATCGTACACATCGTCTGCCTGGGGAACCAGGCTTCCCGGGGCTCTGCAAAAGCCTACCCCCTTCCACCCTTCTCTCTCGGCAACACAGGTCTGGCAGTTGGTGTCCTAGACAAAAACCGCTTTTCAAGCAAGCAGAGGATGAAATTCAAGAGAACCTCAGGACGCTTTCCGTCCCTTTGCCTTACCCATGAATCTGGTTCTCTGGCCATGCccttctgcagcaggcacagagcaTACCCATCGCCCAGCATCGGCGCTTTCTCCATGGCTGTACTTAActgcttttgtgctgcctgGCATTTAGCTCTGAGCAAACGCACTAGCAATTAAGATTATGAGGCAATGTTTCTCAGGATTGGCGAGTCTTAGTGTGTAGCTTAACATGCCTCAAAACAGGCCAGATGGTCAGATGGCACGCCCACGTTTTGGAAATTGCACCCCAAGTGTCACAAGTCTCCTGAAATTCTCTGGCaaggctttttctttcagaaactaCTTGTACAGAGGAATTACAAACACATCCTGAG contains these protein-coding regions:
- the CCNI gene encoding cyclin-I isoform X1 yields the protein MKFSGPLESQRLSLLLETAISREAQMWKAHVPKIQPNQDVAISPKQRDEVIQWLAKLKYQFHLYPETLALAISLLDRFLAAVKARPKYLNCIAISCFFLAAKTIEEDERIPVLKVLARDSFCGCSPAEIRRMEKIILDKLNWDLHMATPLDFLHIFHAVAVSNRPQLLTILPKLSPSQHVAALTKQLLHCMACYQLLQFKGSMLALAIVSLELEKLLPDWLALIIELLQKAQMDSSQLIHCRELVAHHLSTLQSSLLPNSVYVYSPLQHTLVTCNRGAFKCQPSSVPGPGFSKDNGRPEVPVTGTAALYQRLPAPSGCKQASAKRKVEEMEVDDFYDGIKRLYNEDIAPEVVALENMGSVCGADVSRQEGNVSPCPPLQPVSVM
- the CCNI gene encoding cyclin-I isoform X2, whose translation is MKFSGPLESQRLSLLLETAISREAQMWKAHVPKIQPNQARPKYLNCIAISCFFLAAKTIEEDERIPVLKVLARDSFCGCSPAEIRRMEKIILDKLNWDLHMATPLDFLHIFHAVAVSNRPQLLTILPKLSPSQHVAALTKQLLHCMACYQLLQFKGSMLALAIVSLELEKLLPDWLALIIELLQKAQMDSSQLIHCRELVAHHLSTLQSSLLPNSVYVYSPLQHTLVTCNRGAFKCQPSSVPGPGFSKDNGRPEVPVTGTAALYQRLPAPSGCKQASAKRKVEEMEVDDFYDGIKRLYNEDIAPEVVALENMGSVCGADVSRQEGNVSPCPPLQPVSVM